One Parasphingorhabdus cellanae genomic region harbors:
- a CDS encoding retropepsin-like aspartic protease family protein, which produces MFSQPISMLLSSLTLCGAILAGLQVSFFSATSTASALTASVEINGHVADGIDSSGKHLIHRAADGLFYVNGKINGIPVKFAIDTGATVVVLNANDAERVGLKPQLTSTHRIRTAAGYSAMKWADADELVVAGKRLGKINIAVMDGGPTVSLLGLSALSRMETVTIKKDKLIIR; this is translated from the coding sequence ATGTTTTCGCAACCTATCAGCATGCTTTTGAGCAGTTTAACGCTTTGCGGAGCAATTCTGGCCGGGCTGCAGGTTTCTTTTTTCTCAGCAACATCAACAGCGTCTGCTCTTACCGCATCGGTTGAGATCAATGGACACGTAGCTGATGGAATCGATTCGTCAGGAAAACATCTTATACATCGTGCAGCGGATGGTCTTTTCTACGTCAATGGAAAAATAAACGGTATTCCGGTAAAATTCGCCATAGATACTGGAGCAACCGTCGTCGTTCTCAATGCAAATGATGCTGAGCGAGTGGGTTTAAAGCCCCAACTGACATCGACCCATCGTATTAGAACCGCAGCTGGCTATAGTGCGATGAAATGGGCTGATGCAGATGAACTAGTTGTTGCCGGAAAACGCCTTGGAAAAATTAATATTGCCGTTATGGACGGTGGCCCCACGGTTTCTCTGCTGGGGCTGAGCGCGCTGTCGCGTATGGAGACAGTCACGATCAAAAAAGACAAACTCATCATTCGATGA
- a CDS encoding cell wall hydrolase: MLFVVLFCLIPLAGLFLSSTSIFHREKASISGVSVPLAPPKEALVSALPGLPNAVPDIAEQLSLNLSAEDAIKLNNSIPDSKREIVPARPFSIPSTVASQLSRSTAVNCLTSAIYYEAASEAEQGQRAVAQVVLNRVRHPAYPNNICGVVFQGSERSTGCQFSFTCDGSLARKPIPAIWTRVQKLAADAISGKVEKSVGTATHYHTVWIVPYWAKSLDKVKTVGSHIFYRWSGYWGKRQAFSQQYIGEDLSDTASEDRENDDVMEYALDEQLSDEQSTYVTEVDPIITPKFEAAPSAKTIPKNGGVAADNNQSPLAADRNKGTLILD; this comes from the coding sequence ATGCTATTTGTTGTGCTTTTTTGCCTGATACCGCTAGCGGGGCTTTTTCTCTCCTCTACCTCAATCTTCCATCGAGAAAAAGCGTCTATAAGTGGTGTTTCTGTTCCGCTTGCCCCACCTAAAGAAGCTCTGGTTTCTGCTTTGCCGGGATTGCCAAACGCGGTTCCGGACATTGCCGAACAATTAAGCCTTAATCTAAGTGCTGAAGATGCGATAAAGTTGAATAATTCTATTCCCGATTCAAAGAGAGAAATAGTTCCGGCAAGGCCATTTTCTATTCCATCAACCGTCGCCTCACAATTATCACGAAGCACCGCGGTCAACTGTCTGACGTCTGCTATTTATTACGAAGCAGCAAGTGAAGCTGAGCAAGGCCAAAGGGCAGTAGCACAAGTCGTGTTAAACCGGGTCCGGCATCCTGCTTATCCGAATAATATATGCGGTGTGGTTTTCCAGGGATCAGAACGCTCAACGGGCTGTCAATTTTCGTTCACTTGCGACGGGTCGCTCGCTCGTAAACCGATTCCTGCAATTTGGACAAGGGTTCAGAAGTTAGCAGCAGATGCTATTTCTGGAAAAGTTGAAAAAAGTGTTGGTACAGCCACCCATTATCATACCGTCTGGATTGTACCATATTGGGCAAAAAGTTTGGATAAAGTCAAAACGGTCGGCTCTCATATTTTTTACCGTTGGTCCGGTTACTGGGGTAAGCGCCAAGCATTCTCCCAGCAATATATCGGCGAAGACTTATCAGATACGGCCAGCGAGGATCGCGAAAACGATGATGTGATGGAATACGCACTGGATGAGCAATTGTCAGATGAGCAATCGACCTATGTTACGGAAGTGGATCCGATCATCACGCCTAAATTCGAGGCGGCACCAAGCGCAAAAACAATCCCGAAAAATGGCGGTGTGGCCGCGGATAATAATCAGAGTCCGCTCGCAGCAGACCGTAACAAAGGCACTTTGATACTAGACTGA